Proteins co-encoded in one Diaminobutyricimonas sp. LJ205 genomic window:
- a CDS encoding anti-sigma factor: MMEHLDDDTLALIAMAELEPAEHEREHLASCPTCSGSLAELRQTADLGRAARTVELLEPADVVWGNIHASLDLSPQVAAVPRMADFVTDADAQSGASERDADTSADTAAPAPVTSITDARSGRRNVGWWPIAAAAAVVGLVGGVAAGIWWQSTQEDSAAVVAEAELDPFPGWDATGAARVEERADGSRVVVVDLDTTADDTELREVWLIKSDASGLVSIGLLDGTSGSFVVPKGLDLAEYPLVDVSAEPDNGDPAHSGDSIVRGELRSS; the protein is encoded by the coding sequence ATGATGGAGCATCTTGACGACGACACGCTCGCGCTGATCGCCATGGCCGAGCTGGAGCCCGCCGAGCACGAGCGGGAGCATCTCGCCTCCTGCCCAACCTGCTCCGGATCACTCGCCGAACTCCGGCAGACCGCCGACCTCGGACGCGCAGCCCGAACGGTCGAGTTGCTTGAACCGGCCGATGTGGTCTGGGGCAATATCCATGCAAGCCTCGACCTGTCCCCGCAGGTGGCTGCGGTTCCACGGATGGCCGACTTCGTGACGGATGCCGACGCGCAGTCGGGTGCGAGTGAACGCGACGCTGACACCTCGGCCGACACGGCCGCCCCGGCGCCGGTGACCTCGATCACGGATGCCCGGTCCGGCCGGCGAAACGTCGGCTGGTGGCCGATCGCCGCCGCGGCCGCCGTGGTTGGCCTGGTCGGGGGAGTGGCCGCCGGTATCTGGTGGCAGTCAACACAGGAGGATTCCGCGGCAGTGGTGGCTGAAGCGGAACTCGACCCGTTCCCGGGGTGGGATGCGACCGGAGCGGCTCGAGTAGAGGAACGCGCCGACGGGAGCCGGGTGGTCGTCGTGGATCTTGACACGACCGCCGACGACACTGAATTGCGCGAAGTGTGGCTGATCAAATCGGATGCCTCGGGGCTGGTGAGCATCGGATTGCTCGACGGCACCTCCGGCAGTTTCGTCGTCCCCAAAGGCCTCGATCTGGCCGAGTACCCGCTCGTGGATGTGTCGGCCGAGCCCGACAACGGCGACCCGGCGCACTCGGGTGATTCGATCGTGAGGGGCGAACTGCGCTCCAGCTGA
- a CDS encoding RNA polymerase sigma factor, with translation MTRSGDTTRPATDDDTRLVERFRAGDERALAEAYARWSALVYTLAMRSLGTVADAEDVTQKVFIAAWRGRSGFDPSRSPLPAWLVGITRHAVADTHEARSRQRRLDEAYAAEAPTIHVDDTDEIADKMMIAAELEQLEPVPRRVMRLAFFDGLTHAQIADNLGLPLGTVKSHIRRSLARLRTRLEVNDGAS, from the coding sequence GTGACTCGATCCGGCGACACGACCCGACCCGCGACCGACGACGACACCCGTCTCGTCGAGAGATTCCGAGCGGGCGACGAACGTGCGCTCGCCGAGGCTTATGCCCGGTGGTCAGCGTTGGTCTACACGTTGGCGATGCGTTCACTCGGCACCGTGGCCGATGCTGAGGATGTCACCCAGAAAGTGTTCATCGCCGCGTGGCGCGGCCGGTCGGGATTCGACCCGTCCCGCTCACCGCTTCCGGCGTGGCTGGTCGGAATCACCCGGCACGCCGTGGCCGATACGCACGAGGCGCGCAGTCGACAGCGTCGCCTCGATGAGGCGTATGCCGCCGAGGCGCCCACCATCCACGTCGACGACACCGACGAGATCGCCGACAAGATGATGATCGCGGCGGAACTCGAGCAGCTGGAACCAGTGCCCCGCAGGGTGATGCGGCTGGCGTTCTTCGACGGGCTCACCCACGCGCAGATCGCCGATAATCTCGGACTGCCGCTCGGCACCGTGAAGAGCCATATCCGACGGAGCCTCGCGAGGCTGCGCACCCGATTGGAGGTGAATGATGGAGCATCTTGA
- a CDS encoding class F sortase yields the protein MNITSQAAARNFGTLVAALALLGALVGCGAQNPVEERTPMPPAATPTPSPTDVAPPTPAEDVPRVDADISANQPALSIPPIRVRVGDLGIDVPVTPLGLAPDGTMGLDPNPAIAAWYRYGPSPSAKEGATVIAAHVDSLIYDVGPFAALANASVGHQVLVTTSDGLEHRYLVESVQLIDKLAVPWDQIFDRTGPARLILVTCGGEFDYDTRHYLGSVIVTATPVG from the coding sequence ATGAACATCACCAGCCAGGCCGCAGCGAGGAATTTCGGGACCCTCGTTGCGGCTTTGGCCCTGCTCGGTGCACTGGTCGGCTGCGGGGCGCAGAACCCTGTTGAGGAGCGGACCCCGATGCCTCCAGCGGCAACACCGACCCCGTCACCGACCGATGTCGCCCCTCCCACCCCCGCAGAGGACGTGCCCCGGGTTGACGCCGACATCTCGGCCAACCAGCCGGCGCTGAGCATCCCGCCCATCCGCGTCCGGGTCGGCGACCTCGGTATCGACGTGCCGGTTACGCCTCTCGGACTCGCGCCGGATGGCACCATGGGCCTCGACCCGAACCCGGCGATCGCCGCCTGGTATCGGTACGGGCCATCGCCCTCCGCGAAGGAGGGGGCGACGGTCATCGCCGCGCACGTGGACTCGCTCATCTACGACGTTGGCCCGTTCGCCGCGCTCGCGAACGCCAGCGTCGGTCACCAGGTGCTGGTGACCACCAGCGACGGGCTCGAACACCGCTACCTTGTCGAGTCGGTGCAACTGATCGACAAGCTCGCGGTCCCGTGGGATCAGATCTTCGACCGGACCGGTCCGGCGCGGCTGATCCTCGTCACCTGCGGCGGCGAGTTCGACTACGACACACGCCACTATCTCGGCAGCGTCATCGTGACCGCGACGCCGGTCGGATGA
- a CDS encoding DUF4397 domain-containing protein codes for MKKTLAFGIVAGALVAVAGSAPAYAADGAKLSVLHGIPGVTVDVYVDNALTLDNFEPGTLAGPLDLAPGTYTVAITAADAADASAPIIPAVDLPLEAGKNYTAAAHLTEAGQPTASLFTNDIQTLNAGDGRLTVRHAAAAPAVDVLAGGTAVISNLTNPNEQVLTLPAGTVSAAVAAAGTTQPVVGPTDVTVAEGVNTIVYAWGSLADGNLALAVQTIDGLHSNPSGIPAGEAGLVATNQPADITMMWVTAFALLMLGGTAITVMVLRHRAEAQRIEIRAHRADGAASGAKH; via the coding sequence ATGAAAAAGACACTCGCGTTCGGCATCGTCGCCGGCGCACTGGTGGCGGTTGCCGGTTCGGCGCCCGCCTATGCGGCAGACGGAGCGAAGCTCTCGGTGCTGCACGGAATTCCCGGCGTCACCGTCGACGTCTATGTGGACAACGCGCTCACGCTCGACAACTTCGAGCCCGGCACCCTAGCCGGACCCCTGGATCTTGCCCCCGGCACCTACACGGTGGCGATCACGGCGGCGGATGCTGCGGATGCCAGTGCGCCGATCATCCCCGCGGTCGACCTGCCGCTCGAAGCGGGCAAGAACTACACCGCGGCCGCTCACCTCACCGAAGCAGGCCAACCGACGGCGTCGCTGTTCACCAACGACATCCAGACGCTGAACGCCGGCGACGGACGCCTCACCGTTCGGCATGCCGCCGCGGCACCTGCCGTGGACGTGCTCGCCGGCGGCACCGCGGTGATCAGTAACCTCACCAACCCCAACGAGCAGGTTCTGACCCTCCCGGCCGGCACGGTATCCGCCGCGGTCGCGGCAGCCGGCACCACCCAGCCGGTGGTCGGACCGACCGATGTGACCGTCGCCGAAGGCGTGAACACCATCGTCTACGCCTGGGGCAGCCTTGCCGACGGCAACCTCGCCCTTGCTGTGCAGACCATTGACGGACTGCACTCCAACCCGAGCGGCATCCCGGCCGGCGAGGCGGGGCTTGTCGCCACCAACCAGCCGGCGGACATCACGATGATGTGGGTAACCGCCTTCGCCCTACTGATGCTGGGTGGCACTGCCATCACTGTGATGGTCCTGCGACACCGTGCCGAAGCCCAGCGGATCGAGATCCGCGCCCACCGGGCCGACGGCGCGGCGTCGGGAGCGAAGCACTGA
- a CDS encoding DUF4397 domain-containing protein, with amino-acid sequence MRKTLTLGIAAGALIALAGTTPASASQWDDAQLSVLHGIPGVTVDVYVNNALTLDNFEPGDLAGPLELARGKYTVAITASDAADASAPIIGPIELKLRGGKDYTAVAHLTEAGQPTATLFKNKTTPVKDGTGRLTVRHVAAAPAVDILAGGAPAITDLSNSEQARLTLPAGTISASVAATGTTQPVIGPADLPIPEGVNTIVYAWGSLADGTLGLAVQSLDVGTKGGNR; translated from the coding sequence ATGCGCAAGACCCTCACGCTCGGCATCGCGGCCGGCGCGCTCATTGCACTGGCCGGCACGACGCCGGCGTCCGCGTCGCAATGGGATGACGCGCAGCTATCCGTGCTGCACGGAATCCCCGGCGTCACCGTCGACGTCTATGTGAACAATGCCCTCACGCTCGACAACTTCGAGCCCGGCGACCTGGCCGGACCTCTCGAATTGGCGCGCGGCAAATACACCGTGGCGATCACCGCTTCGGATGCCGCGGACGCCAGCGCCCCGATCATCGGCCCGATCGAACTGAAGCTTCGGGGAGGGAAGGACTACACCGCCGTCGCCCACCTGACCGAAGCCGGCCAGCCCACCGCGACACTGTTCAAGAACAAGACGACCCCGGTGAAGGACGGCACCGGCCGGCTCACAGTTCGTCATGTCGCCGCGGCCCCCGCGGTCGACATCCTGGCTGGTGGCGCCCCGGCGATCACCGACCTGAGCAACTCCGAACAGGCGAGGCTCACCCTGCCTGCCGGCACCATTTCGGCATCCGTCGCCGCTACGGGGACCACCCAGCCGGTGATCGGACCGGCCGACCTGCCCATTCCCGAAGGAGTGAACACGATCGTGTACGCCTGGGGCAGCCTGGCTGACGGCACGCTCGGCCTCGCCGTGCAGAGCCTGGACGTCGGAACCAAGGGAGGCAACCGCTGA
- a CDS encoding MFS transporter, which translates to MPDRSSTEAPAFPWFGLIVLSAAVFMSVTNEMLPTGLLQPISRELGVTEPQVGLLLTVFAGTVVVSSIPLAALTRNLPRHGLLVVVLLVLAVSNLLSAIAPSYGFIVVARVLGGLAHAMFWIIVTAYAGHLVPRGQLGRAVAITAGGGTLAYIFGVPLGTVLGQLLGWRLAWIVLAVLTVLAAFLVWKFVPPVARDSADHAATTPLRRDPTLPAVLIVCAVTGLVMLGHYALYTYIAPFLTDVLLMPESMIGLMLGVFGVAGAVGVVLVGTVFGHRPTAGLVILLIAVLVSVVVMVIGASALPVAIVAFTIWGIAFGALPSILSTRMLHVASARARDASSAIYNSAFNFGIGGGALLGAALYNSVGVGQLPWLYAGTLVLALAVLGLTELRARRRTRLA; encoded by the coding sequence GTGCCCGATCGTTCTTCTACCGAAGCTCCGGCGTTCCCCTGGTTCGGTCTCATCGTCCTTTCGGCGGCCGTGTTCATGTCGGTCACCAACGAGATGCTGCCGACCGGCCTGCTGCAGCCGATCAGTCGTGAACTCGGTGTTACCGAGCCGCAGGTCGGCCTGCTGCTGACGGTGTTCGCCGGCACCGTGGTAGTCAGCTCCATCCCGCTCGCCGCGCTGACCCGCAACCTGCCGCGGCACGGCCTGCTCGTGGTGGTGCTGCTGGTACTCGCGGTCAGCAACCTGCTCTCGGCGATCGCCCCGAGCTACGGATTCATCGTCGTCGCCCGCGTGCTCGGCGGGCTCGCGCACGCGATGTTCTGGATCATCGTGACCGCATACGCCGGACACCTCGTCCCGCGCGGCCAACTCGGCCGCGCGGTCGCGATCACCGCCGGCGGTGGAACGCTCGCCTACATCTTCGGGGTGCCGCTCGGTACCGTGCTCGGCCAGCTGCTCGGCTGGCGGCTCGCCTGGATCGTGCTCGCGGTGCTGACCGTGCTGGCCGCGTTCCTGGTCTGGAAGTTCGTGCCGCCGGTCGCCCGCGACAGCGCCGACCACGCCGCGACCACGCCGCTGCGCCGGGACCCGACGCTGCCCGCGGTGCTCATCGTCTGCGCCGTCACCGGACTGGTGATGCTCGGTCACTACGCGCTGTACACCTACATCGCCCCGTTCCTGACCGACGTGCTGCTGATGCCCGAGTCGATGATCGGCCTGATGCTCGGCGTCTTCGGCGTCGCCGGGGCGGTCGGCGTCGTCCTGGTCGGCACGGTGTTCGGGCACCGGCCCACCGCCGGGCTGGTGATCCTGCTCATCGCCGTTCTGGTGTCTGTCGTGGTCATGGTGATCGGCGCCTCCGCGCTGCCGGTCGCGATCGTCGCCTTCACCATCTGGGGCATCGCCTTCGGCGCGTTGCCGTCGATCCTGAGCACTCGGATGCTGCACGTCGCATCCGCCCGGGCACGGGATGCGTCGTCGGCCATCTACAACTCGGCCTTCAACTTCGGCATCGGCGGCGGTGCGCTGCTCGGCGCTGCCCTGTACAACTCGGTCGGGGTCGGCCAGCTGCCCTGGCTGTACGCCGGCACGCTGGTTCTCGCGCTCGCCGTGCTTGGACTGACCGAGCTGCGGGCGCGTCGCCGGACCAGACTGGCGTAG
- the purU gene encoding formyltetrahydrofolate deformylase — protein sequence MTEHATHWILTLICEDKPGIVHAISGAIVESGGNITESQQFSSDDTGRFFMRLQVESPASRAQFEAALIPVTERYGMTWKLDVVGRPLRTLVLVSKAGHCLNDLLFRQRAGQLTVDVPLVMSNHTELQELAAFYGVPFESAPVTNAEEKAAFEQRVLDVVADHDIELVVLARYMQILSPELCAALEGRAINIHHSFLPGFKGANPYRQAHARGVKLIGATAHFVTSDLDEGPIIEQNVVRVDHSRSPGQLVAIGQDEESRTLTQAVKWFSEDRVLLDGARTIIFK from the coding sequence GTGACCGAGCATGCCACCCACTGGATTCTGACCCTGATCTGCGAAGACAAGCCGGGGATCGTGCACGCGATCAGCGGCGCGATCGTCGAATCGGGTGGAAATATCACCGAGTCGCAGCAGTTCTCCAGCGACGACACCGGCCGTTTCTTCATGCGGCTGCAAGTGGAGTCCCCGGCATCCCGGGCCCAGTTCGAGGCCGCCCTGATTCCGGTCACCGAGCGTTACGGGATGACCTGGAAGCTCGACGTGGTCGGCCGGCCGCTGCGCACCCTGGTGCTGGTGTCGAAGGCCGGGCACTGCCTGAACGACCTGCTGTTCCGGCAGCGCGCCGGTCAGCTCACGGTCGACGTGCCGCTGGTGATGAGCAACCACACCGAGTTGCAGGAACTCGCCGCGTTCTACGGGGTGCCGTTCGAGTCAGCCCCGGTGACCAACGCCGAGGAGAAGGCCGCCTTCGAGCAGCGGGTGCTCGATGTGGTCGCCGATCACGACATCGAACTGGTGGTGCTCGCCCGCTACATGCAGATCCTCTCCCCCGAACTGTGCGCGGCACTCGAGGGTCGGGCGATCAACATCCACCACTCGTTCCTGCCCGGTTTCAAGGGTGCCAACCCGTACCGCCAGGCGCACGCCCGCGGCGTCAAGCTGATCGGAGCGACCGCGCACTTCGTCACCAGCGACCTCGATGAGGGTCCGATCATTGAGCAGAACGTGGTGCGGGTCGACCACTCGCGCAGCCCCGGCCAGCTGGTCGCGATCGGGCAGGACGAAGAAAGCCGCACGCTCACCCAGGCGGTGAAGTGGTTCTCCGAGGACCGTGTGCTGCTCGATGGCGCACGCACCATCATCTTCAAATAA
- a CDS encoding S8 family peptidase, whose product MRARARRTPARTIRHTLTLITGAALLATTMAAVPLAASAAPQSIGGGQSQTHFAPGRYIVTLQDDAAATYTGGVNGFAPTKPREGSQLNAKANPVKEYSGFLAKKQREVAASVGAEIDYSYTLAINGFAADLTAEQAAKLAADKDVAYLTPDELKHITATPSTEFLGLEGADGVWAATGGADSAGAGVVVGVLDTGIAPENPAFAGDSLDTTAGSEPYRSGDTITFAKADGQSFTGICQTGVQFTVDDCNTKVIGARYYVDGFGASSIGGEALGEYLSARDGDGHGSHTASTAAGNIGTAATVAGSDVGTFTGVAPAAKISAYKVCWTGKDPASTSDDGCATSDLLAAINQAVADGVDVINFSIGGGAAQTTYSATDDAFLGAAAAGVFVSASAGNAGPGASTLDNASPWITTVAASTIPSYEGTVTLGSGQAYAGASITVGVSEADPPIEGSLVNSTALAATGTAGAKANLCGPGTLNPALVTPGTIVVCERGEFDRVAKSAEVARVGGIGMVLVNVVPGSIDLDTHSVPTVHLNAQFHDAVIAYANTVGATAVLAAGNSTGVTPPTPQVAGFSSRGPVLADGSDILKPDIAAPGVAILAATSNAEGAEPTFSFLSGTSMAAPHIAGLAALYFGERPNATPAEVKSAMMTTAYDTVDGAGNAVTDPFAQGAGHVDPTKYFEPGLVYLNGVPDWLAYLQGLGYDAGVDPIDASNLNLASIAVGTLTAPETVTRTVTATQSGTFAASVSGLAGIDVEVSPATLAVTEGESYEFSVTFTRTDAALDEFATGSISWTSGDTIVRSPVAVQPVTIVAPANVSGTGIDGSTEITVTPGGSGEIPLSSTGLSKGTTTTGSGISGDLHEYPWTVAEGTVHARFDLDAAADTADLDLVVYQLDAAGTPIAGWQSASDAADERVDLAAPDAGEYLVLVSVYSANPATDYDLTTTNVSPGGSAVALDPAVLTAAQGVPATFTASWSGLEPRSTYLGLIRYGDTGASTVLTVDSGEPPLPVPGNTTAPSISGSAQPGNPVLADPGKWDTKKLQFSYQWQLDGVNIPGATDRFYWVRLADAGHQLSVVVTATKEGMGEASASSKPVSVKPIKRGGWR is encoded by the coding sequence GTGAGAGCTCGCGCTCGCCGCACTCCGGCACGCACCATCCGTCACACGCTCACACTCATCACCGGCGCCGCGCTCCTCGCCACGACGATGGCCGCGGTGCCTCTTGCTGCCAGCGCAGCGCCGCAGTCGATCGGCGGCGGGCAATCGCAGACGCACTTCGCGCCGGGGCGGTACATCGTCACGCTGCAGGACGACGCGGCAGCCACCTACACCGGTGGCGTGAATGGCTTCGCGCCGACCAAACCGCGTGAGGGAAGCCAGCTGAACGCGAAGGCGAACCCGGTCAAGGAGTACAGCGGCTTCCTCGCCAAGAAGCAGCGCGAGGTCGCCGCGTCGGTCGGCGCCGAGATCGACTACTCGTACACGCTCGCGATCAACGGGTTCGCCGCGGACCTTACGGCGGAGCAGGCTGCCAAGCTTGCGGCAGACAAGGATGTCGCGTACCTGACGCCGGATGAGCTCAAGCACATCACCGCAACACCGTCCACCGAGTTCCTCGGGCTCGAGGGCGCCGACGGCGTCTGGGCGGCAACCGGGGGAGCCGACAGCGCCGGCGCAGGAGTGGTGGTGGGTGTGCTCGACACGGGCATCGCCCCCGAGAACCCCGCCTTCGCCGGCGACAGCCTCGACACCACCGCGGGCTCAGAACCGTACCGCAGCGGCGACACCATCACGTTCGCCAAGGCGGACGGGCAGAGCTTCACCGGGATCTGCCAGACCGGCGTGCAGTTCACGGTAGATGACTGCAACACGAAGGTGATCGGCGCCCGCTATTACGTCGACGGCTTCGGCGCATCGTCTATCGGCGGCGAGGCCCTGGGTGAGTATCTGTCGGCGCGAGATGGTGACGGACACGGCTCGCACACCGCGAGTACCGCTGCGGGCAACATTGGCACAGCCGCAACGGTCGCCGGCAGCGATGTCGGTACCTTCACCGGAGTGGCCCCGGCCGCGAAGATCTCCGCATACAAGGTGTGCTGGACCGGTAAGGACCCGGCCTCGACCAGCGACGACGGCTGCGCGACCAGTGACCTGCTCGCCGCGATCAACCAGGCCGTAGCCGACGGCGTGGACGTGATCAACTTCTCGATCGGCGGCGGCGCAGCGCAGACCACCTATTCGGCGACGGATGACGCGTTCCTCGGCGCCGCGGCGGCCGGTGTCTTCGTCTCCGCCTCCGCGGGCAACGCGGGCCCCGGCGCGTCAACCCTCGACAACGCGTCCCCGTGGATCACCACGGTTGCCGCGTCGACCATCCCCAGCTACGAGGGCACGGTCACGCTCGGCAGCGGCCAGGCGTACGCCGGCGCATCCATCACAGTCGGAGTCAGCGAGGCCGACCCACCCATCGAGGGCAGCCTGGTGAACTCCACGGCGCTCGCCGCGACCGGCACTGCCGGCGCCAAAGCGAACCTCTGCGGCCCCGGCACACTGAATCCGGCGCTGGTGACGCCCGGCACCATCGTCGTCTGCGAACGCGGTGAATTCGACCGGGTCGCGAAGTCGGCCGAGGTCGCCCGGGTCGGCGGCATTGGCATGGTCCTCGTCAACGTCGTCCCCGGTTCAATCGACCTCGACACCCACTCGGTGCCGACGGTGCACCTGAACGCGCAGTTCCACGACGCCGTCATCGCGTACGCGAACACCGTAGGTGCCACTGCCGTGCTCGCCGCTGGCAACTCCACGGGCGTGACCCCGCCCACTCCGCAGGTCGCCGGATTCTCATCCCGTGGCCCGGTACTGGCAGACGGCAGCGACATCCTGAAGCCCGATATCGCGGCTCCCGGCGTCGCGATCCTCGCGGCGACCTCGAACGCTGAGGGTGCCGAGCCGACGTTCTCATTCCTCAGCGGCACCTCGATGGCGGCACCGCACATCGCCGGACTCGCCGCGCTCTACTTCGGGGAGCGCCCGAACGCGACCCCGGCCGAGGTGAAGTCGGCGATGATGACCACCGCCTATGACACCGTCGATGGCGCCGGGAACGCCGTCACCGACCCGTTCGCGCAGGGCGCCGGCCACGTCGACCCGACGAAGTACTTCGAGCCGGGCCTGGTCTACCTGAACGGGGTGCCGGACTGGCTCGCCTACCTGCAAGGCCTCGGCTATGACGCCGGGGTGGATCCGATCGACGCGTCGAACCTCAACCTCGCCTCGATCGCGGTCGGTACGCTGACGGCGCCCGAGACGGTGACCCGCACGGTCACCGCGACGCAGTCGGGCACCTTTGCGGCATCCGTCAGCGGCCTTGCCGGCATCGATGTCGAGGTATCGCCCGCGACGCTCGCAGTCACCGAGGGCGAGAGCTACGAGTTCAGCGTCACGTTCACCCGAACGGATGCCGCGCTTGACGAATTCGCCACCGGATCGATCAGCTGGACCAGCGGCGACACCATCGTGCGCAGCCCGGTCGCCGTGCAGCCGGTCACGATTGTCGCCCCGGCGAACGTGAGCGGAACCGGCATCGACGGATCCACTGAGATCACCGTGACGCCCGGAGGTTCGGGCGAGATCCCGCTGTCGTCGACCGGTCTCAGCAAGGGCACGACCACAACCGGGTCCGGCATCAGCGGTGACCTGCACGAGTATCCGTGGACTGTCGCCGAAGGTACCGTGCATGCCCGGTTTGACCTGGATGCGGCGGCCGACACCGCCGACCTCGACCTCGTCGTCTACCAACTCGACGCCGCGGGCACACCGATCGCGGGCTGGCAGTCGGCGAGCGACGCGGCCGACGAGCGGGTGGACCTCGCTGCCCCGGATGCCGGGGAGTACCTGGTGCTGGTTTCGGTGTACTCGGCCAACCCGGCCACGGACTATGACCTGACCACAACGAACGTCTCGCCTGGCGGGTCTGCAGTCGCGCTCGACCCGGCAGTGCTCACCGCGGCACAAGGAGTGCCAGCGACGTTCACCGCGTCGTGGAGCGGGCTGGAACCACGAAGCACGTACCTGGGCCTGATCCGCTACGGCGACACCGGCGCGAGCACGGTGCTCACCGTGGACTCCGGTGAGCCACCGCTGCCGGTGCCGGGCAACACGACCGCGCCGAGCATCAGCGGATCCGCGCAACCGGGGAACCCGGTGCTGGCCGACCCCGGCAAGTGGGACACGAAGAAGCTGCAGTTCAGCTACCAGTGGCAGCTCGACGGTGTCAACATCCCCGGCGCGACGGACCGGTTCTACTGGGTGCGGCTGGCTGATGCCGGCCACCAGCTGAGCGTCGTGGTGACCGCCACCAAGGAGGGCATGGGTGAGGCGTCGGCGTCATCCAAGCCGGTCAGCGTGAAGCCGATCAAGCGCGGGGGCTGGCGCTAA
- the nagA gene encoding N-acetylglucosamine-6-phosphate deacetylase, whose amino-acid sequence MSMLISGARKLDANGEQDDFWMLVDGDTITATGQGEAPDAATRVDATGKWLVPGFIDLHGHGGGGHVFDDGPDEIEAALATHRAHGTTRSVISLVANPVSALTSSLATIAEITERDPLVLGAHLEGPFLTPARRGAHNVNFLLQPSMEVARELLDAGNGILRQVTIAPELPGALEVIDLLVEHGVTVAVGHTEATAEQAAAAFDRGARLLTHAFNAMPGIHHRAPGPVVAALADERVTVELILDGLHVHPDVASLVFTKALNRVALVTDAMAAAGAADGHYRLGSLNVTVRNGLAVLSGTDTLAGSTLTQDAALRNAITLVGLDARAAVEAVTLTPARALGLEHRHGLLAEGFAADAVLLDSDWQVSSVFADGRRIGAHETQPAA is encoded by the coding sequence ATGAGCATGCTGATCAGCGGCGCCCGCAAGCTCGATGCCAACGGCGAGCAAGACGATTTCTGGATGCTGGTCGATGGTGACACCATCACCGCGACCGGTCAGGGCGAGGCACCGGATGCCGCCACCCGGGTGGACGCGACCGGAAAGTGGCTGGTGCCAGGGTTCATTGACCTGCACGGCCACGGCGGCGGTGGACACGTCTTCGACGACGGGCCCGACGAGATCGAAGCCGCCCTCGCGACGCACCGTGCGCACGGAACCACCCGGTCGGTGATCAGCCTGGTGGCCAACCCGGTGTCAGCGCTGACGTCGAGCCTCGCGACCATTGCCGAAATCACCGAACGCGATCCGCTGGTGCTCGGCGCGCACCTCGAGGGCCCGTTTCTCACGCCCGCGCGGCGCGGTGCACACAATGTCAACTTCCTGCTGCAGCCCTCCATGGAGGTGGCGCGTGAACTGCTGGACGCAGGCAACGGCATCCTGCGGCAGGTGACGATCGCCCCGGAACTGCCTGGAGCCCTCGAGGTCATCGACCTGCTGGTCGAGCACGGGGTCACCGTCGCGGTCGGGCACACCGAGGCAACCGCCGAGCAGGCCGCCGCCGCGTTCGACCGTGGTGCGCGGCTGCTCACCCACGCGTTCAACGCGATGCCCGGCATCCATCACCGCGCGCCCGGTCCGGTGGTGGCCGCGCTGGCCGATGAGCGGGTGACCGTCGAGCTGATCCTCGATGGTCTGCACGTGCATCCGGATGTCGCTTCCCTGGTCTTCACGAAGGCGTTGAACCGCGTCGCGCTGGTCACCGACGCGATGGCCGCTGCCGGTGCGGCTGACGGCCACTATCGGTTGGGCTCGCTCAACGTCACGGTCCGCAATGGCCTCGCAGTGCTGTCGGGAACCGACACTCTCGCGGGATCAACGCTCACTCAGGACGCGGCGTTGCGGAATGCGATCACCTTGGTCGGCCTCGACGCGCGAGCCGCGGTTGAAGCGGTCACCCTCACCCCGGCGCGAGCGCTTGGTCTTGAGCACCGGCATGGCCTGCTGGCGGAGGGCTTTGCGGCGGACGCGGTGCTGCTCGATTCGGACTGGCAGGTCAGTTCGGTGTTTGCGGACGGGCGTCGGATCGGCGCCCACGAGACCCAGCCGGCCGCCTGA
- a CDS encoding DUF222 domain-containing protein translates to MTTREHPLSRPAPRRTGEEALLSPRAILDDQMHDFIDAVAEASADVARAQARLLELVDQTRQHAERVVHLFVPHDDRMRKAEQQRLAKMAFAEQIAASLRLPSGSAQRLIAEAEALTHELPGTMSALRRGEISLRHAQVMVDECWQLGRRYRPGSRRWDLG, encoded by the coding sequence GTGACCACCAGAGAACACCCGCTCAGCCGGCCGGCACCGCGCCGCACCGGCGAAGAGGCACTGCTGTCGCCGCGGGCGATCCTGGATGATCAGATGCACGACTTCATCGACGCGGTGGCCGAGGCGAGCGCCGATGTCGCCCGAGCGCAAGCCCGGCTGCTGGAACTGGTCGACCAAACCCGGCAGCACGCCGAACGCGTGGTGCACCTGTTCGTGCCACACGATGACCGGATGCGGAAAGCCGAACAGCAACGACTGGCCAAGATGGCATTCGCCGAGCAGATCGCGGCCAGCCTGCGCCTGCCCTCCGGCTCCGCGCAGCGGTTGATCGCCGAGGCCGAGGCGCTCACGCACGAGCTGCCGGGCACGATGAGCGCGCTCCGGCGTGGCGAGATCAGCCTGCGGCACGCGCAGGTGATGGTCGACGAGTGCTGGCAGCTCGGCCGGCGGTACCGACCCGGGAGCCGACGCTGGGACCTCGGCTGA